The window ATAGTAAAAATGATAATAATTGGGCTAGTTCAAGGTTTTACAGAACCAATTCCTGTGTCATCTAGTGGGCACGTAATGATTGCAAGTGAAATCTTGGGGTTAGGTGAACAAGGATTTACTTTTGCTATATTAACAAATACAGCTTCACTATTTGCGATACTTTATATTTATAGAAAAGACATCGTAAGACTTGCAAGAAATTCAATTCTTTATTTGAAAACGAAAAATCTGCGTTATAAGAGTGACTTCCGTTTTGTTTTCTTTATAGTAATTGGTACTATCCCAGCAGGTGCACTGGGGATATTATTAAGCGATTTTATTGCAGAAAGTATTAGTATGACAACGATTGCGTTTATGCTCTTCGTAACAGGGATTGCCTTGTGGTTAATTCGCAATCTGAAAGGTAATAAAGGCGAGGGTGATATTACGATAAAGGATGCTTTCATTGTAGGAATAGGGCAGGCTGTCGCATTAACACCAGGAATTAGTCGTTCAGGTGCAACGATTATTTCAGCAGTTGCTGTTGGAATGAAACAAGATACTGCACTTCGATTTTCATTTATGTTGTATATTCCCGTTAGCCTCGGAGGGGTTATACTAGGTCTTTCTGATTTTCTAAATGAACAGAATAAAGCAGACTTAGCAATTCCGTATTTAGCTGCATTTATTGCAACACTTTTAATGACCTATTTTGCAATGAAGTGGTTTATGGGAATTATGAAAAATGGGAAGCTGGTTTATTTCACATATTATTGTTTCATCGTAGGAGCATTACTTCTAATTTTCTTCTAAACGAAATTTATTATTTAAACTAACGTGGTGCTTTACTTCAGAAGGAGTGAAGCCTTTTTTTCTTATTAACCTATAGCGACAGGTTTGTAAAATAGAGAAAATAAAGGGGGAGAAAATTTGTTTGTTAAAATTTATCAGTATTATGTTCAACCAGATAAGGTTGAAGAATTTCTAAGTCTTCAAGAAAAAGTATCAGAAATCTATAGCAAAAGCTTAAATTTTCATACCATGTATATCAATAGCAAAGAAGATGAAACCAAATGGATAGAAATTACAAGATATAAAGATGAAATAGAATACGTTAAAAGTATGACTTTTATAAATGAAAAAAAAGAGATTCAAGAACTGTTCGCAAGATTCCAATCCATGTTGCTAACTGATAAGAATGGAATAAGTGAGGAAGACTTTATTGAAAAGAAAGATATATGTAATTTATAAAAATTTCTTCTCAAGTATCGGATCCTTTCTTATTAAACTAAAGAAGTAGGTTGGTTCAATAAGAAGTAATATTAAAATATTCAAAAAATGGATAAAAATATGGTATAATATTTACAATATTGAAAAAGACAAGGGGTATTATACGATGACTCTTAAACTTAAAAAAGTTTTGGAATTAGAAAAATCTATTTTGCGTAACTTTTACTCATTGTATCTTCACGAGCTTTCAAATTTCACTACGAATTTAGATGTTGGAGAAGATGGTGCCTTTCATTATGAGGAATTGGATAAATTCTGGGACATAGATGGATTATCGCCATATTTTATAAAGTTGGATGATGAAATTATCGGTTTTCTATTACTATTAGAACGCCCATTTTTGAAAAAAAGCTATGATTATGGCATAAACGACTTTTTTATACTAAACAAGTACAAAGGTAAAGGATTGGCTGTGCAGGCTGTAGGAAAAATATTTGAAGAGAAACCAGGGCAATATTTTGTATTGCAGGTTGTTGAAAATAAGCGCGCTGTTGCATTTTGGAAAAAAGTTTATAATGAATTAAATATTGAAACCGATGAAAGACAAGACCTGATTGATGATGAACTATGCCTAATTCAAACATTTAAAATTTAATAACTAAAGGGTGCTTTAGTTAAAGAAGACCATCATTTCGATGGTCTATTTTTATGTCCGAACCCTCAAGTAGATGTCAATGAACCATTGTCAAATGTTACTTAGACTAACGCAGCAGTATATTTTAAAAAGCACTAAATTGAATCTGGTTTTGAAAATGCCGATTAATCAAACTATTTTTAATAAATATGAGAATATATCCAAATTATAACGATGTATTAAGTGTAAGGGCCTTTACAATTTAGGTAGGAGTGGTTGTATGAGAATTACAAGTGAAAATTTTATAAAATATCTTAAAAAAAAGAGAGAAGAAGCACTTGAATATGTAATTGAGGAATATATCGGAATTGTAAAAGCAACTATCTACAATTCCCTCAAATCCTACAATGATCCTCAGTCGGTAGAAGAATGTATTAATGATACATTTTTAGGTGTCTTTGATAATTCTAGACAATTTGTGGGTAATAAGGAAGACTTCAGACGATGGATTTGTACCATAGCTAAGTTTAAAGCTATTGATAAACAAAGAAAACTGTCAAAAACTGAAATAGTTACTGAAATTACTGAAATTAAGAATGCAGTGAAGTCCGCAGAAGAGGAATTTTTGATAAGGTCATCAACAGAAGATTTATTAAAAATGATGACGCAATTAGAACCATTAGACCGTGATATTTTTACGATGAAATTCTTTTTAAATTTGAATAATGAAGAAATTTCCAAGCACCTTGGTTTAACAAAGGCGTCTGTTGATAATCGAATATATCGTGGGAAGAAAAGATTACAACAAATTCGTTTGGGAGGTATATTGACTTGAAAAAACTATATAAACAATTTAATAACCTTAATATTGAAACGGATCTCGAACCGATGGAAGTAAGTGATCTCGAGAAGGAAAGGGTTAAAAAAAATTTAATGAAAGGTAAAAAGAAAAGACATATTTCAAGAAACTTTTCTGTAGCAGCTGCCCTTTTAGTTGCTTCAAGTATCACTTTTAGTTTTGCATTTCCTACCATAGCAGCAAAACTTCCTATTATGGGAGATATATTCGAATTATTCAATAACGATGAGGAGTATGTGTTTGAAAAACATAATACATACTCAACAGATATTGGGTTATCCGAAGAAAGTAATGGGATTAATGTAACGGTAACAGATGCTGTTTACGATGGGGAAAATATTACGGTAGCATATACTATTAAAAGTGAAAAGGATTTAGGAGATAGACCAATTTTAGAAGGAAAATTGGTTGCAGATGAATTTGAAGACAAGTATGAGCATAGTGGATTCTCTGAAAATTATATAATAGAAAAAATAAGCGAAAAAGAATATGTAGTAGTATATAACTACGAATTAATCAAAGGTCCCAAACCAGATGAGGTTCATATTACTTGGGAAGGCGACACAATACTAGATTTAAATAATGTAAGTAATGCTTTTCTAGGAGATTGGTCATTTCAATTTACATTAAATGCACTTGAAAGTGAAACACAAAAATTCACTGGTGGTAGTATAATAACTGAAGAGGAAGGTATTGAGATCTTAGTTACAAAAATGACGGAAACACCTATTTCTACAACACTTTACTTTTCAGAAGCGGTTGATATACGATTAATAGCAAAAGAAGATGAAGAACTTCGTGTTGTACTAATTGAATACACTGTATCTGATAATTTAGGAAATAAATACAACACTATTCACTATAGAGATATAGGCCATAGCACAGATTTCCCTAAGACTCGTCGTAGCTATCCTAGATTAACTACTACAAATTTCCATGAGGAAGCAACATCTCTAACCATCACACCAATTGTTAATATATATAAAAAGAAAGATAATGATACTTTACTTGAACTGGTTAAAGAACCATACACTATTGAACCAATTCATATGCCTTTGAATAAGTAATATATTTTATTTTAAATTACATTAACGAAAATATGCCAGTATTATGAAACGCTCAAACATTTATTTATAAAGGTTTTGGGCGTTTTTGTTTAGGAGTTAATGTTGTTGAAAGAAGGATTAACGCAAAAAGGTGAAAAATCCAGCCCAAGTAAAGAAGAATATGAAGTAATGGACTGTCTTGAATGAGTTTGTCGAGAGAGTGGTGAACCAGATAAAATTCTTGATGAAACTGCTAAATAAATCTGAGTGTTGATTCTGGAAACTTAAGAAACTGTATCTCCGCAATGCTTTTCTAAGAGACAGCAGATCGACTCCCACCGTCTCCACATATAAGAACTATCGCTAGAAATTGCGTTTTGTGACTTTAAGTATATCTTTGCCGTTATGGCAAGGATATACTTAATTTTATTTTAGGCAAAAATATACTTAAAACTATATAAAACATTATAATTTTTTAGTGATAAAATATTGATTATCTCGAAGAGCTGAAAAGAACTAAAACGATGTTCGGGGCTGTGAAATAAAGCATAAACCTTCCGTTTGGAAAGTTTATGCTTTATTTATTGTGGTGGGAAGATTATGCTTTATTTTTTGAAAGATAATAATTTACTTAACTAATTTGATTTACAACCTTAACATAAAATGATAAAGATAAGTAACGTTTTTTGATCGAAGCATCATTAATGTAGATAGTGTAACTCTTTTATAAATAAGGTAAC is drawn from Psychrobacillus sp. INOP01 and contains these coding sequences:
- a CDS encoding GNAT family N-acetyltransferase → MTLKLKKVLELEKSILRNFYSLYLHELSNFTTNLDVGEDGAFHYEELDKFWDIDGLSPYFIKLDDEIIGFLLLLERPFLKKSYDYGINDFFILNKYKGKGLAVQAVGKIFEEKPGQYFVLQVVENKRAVAFWKKVYNELNIETDERQDLIDDELCLIQTFKI
- a CDS encoding DUF4179 domain-containing protein, which codes for MKKLYKQFNNLNIETDLEPMEVSDLEKERVKKNLMKGKKKRHISRNFSVAAALLVASSITFSFAFPTIAAKLPIMGDIFELFNNDEEYVFEKHNTYSTDIGLSEESNGINVTVTDAVYDGENITVAYTIKSEKDLGDRPILEGKLVADEFEDKYEHSGFSENYIIEKISEKEYVVVYNYELIKGPKPDEVHITWEGDTILDLNNVSNAFLGDWSFQFTLNALESETQKFTGGSIITEEEGIEILVTKMTETPISTTLYFSEAVDIRLIAKEDEELRVVLIEYTVSDNLGNKYNTIHYRDIGHSTDFPKTRRSYPRLTTTNFHEEATSLTITPIVNIYKKKDNDTLLELVKEPYTIEPIHMPLNK
- a CDS encoding sigma-70 family RNA polymerase sigma factor gives rise to the protein MRITSENFIKYLKKKREEALEYVIEEYIGIVKATIYNSLKSYNDPQSVEECINDTFLGVFDNSRQFVGNKEDFRRWICTIAKFKAIDKQRKLSKTEIVTEITEIKNAVKSAEEEFLIRSSTEDLLKMMTQLEPLDRDIFTMKFFLNLNNEEISKHLGLTKASVDNRIYRGKKRLQQIRLGGILT
- a CDS encoding undecaprenyl-diphosphate phosphatase; translation: MGELDIVLIVKMIIIGLVQGFTEPIPVSSSGHVMIASEILGLGEQGFTFAILTNTASLFAILYIYRKDIVRLARNSILYLKTKNLRYKSDFRFVFFIVIGTIPAGALGILLSDFIAESISMTTIAFMLFVTGIALWLIRNLKGNKGEGDITIKDAFIVGIGQAVALTPGISRSGATIISAVAVGMKQDTALRFSFMLYIPVSLGGVILGLSDFLNEQNKADLAIPYLAAFIATLLMTYFAMKWFMGIMKNGKLVYFTYYCFIVGALLLIFF